The DNA region gtcactcgtgcccttgtgacctctagactggactactgcaacatgctctacatggggcagcccttgaagagcattcggagacttcagcttgtccagaatgcagccgtgcgagcgatcgtgggtgcacctcggttcacccacgtaacacctatcctccgcgagctgcactggctgcctattggtctccggatacgcttcaaggcgctagttgtcacttataaagcccttcatggtattggacctgggtacttgagagaccgcctgctgccaatcacctccactagaccgattagatcccacagattaggcctcctccgaattccatccgccggccagtgtcgactggcgactacccggaggagagccttctctgtggctgctccgaccctttggaatgaactccccgtggagattcgaaccctcaccaccctccaggccttccgcaaagccattaaaacctggctgttccgacaggcctggggctaaagagctgttgcccccatctggaatggtatgactgttgtgtgtttttaaattatgtattgttatgtaccatttattttttatttttttgtctgtacccccccttccctgatttgatttgttagtcgccctgagtccccttcggggggaaagggcggcatataaatctaataaatgaaatgaatgaaatgaaatcatcCTGGTTGGCCCCACTCGTTTAGCATTAGTACCCTGCCCACTGCCTCAAATATTAAGGTAGACGCTGGTCATCAAAATTTCTCACCCCTACTTTAAAATGTAatccaggtgtgtcaaactcaaggaccgggggccagatctgcccatggggtggttagatctggcccatggacccACCTTGAAAACAGTGAAGCACTGGGTCATAATGCCTCTGCtaaagaaaatggagcttgggagagccacGCGTAGCCTACCTGGTCTCCGTTTTTTACCACAACAGCTTCCTGTGGCCCTCTGCCCACAAAAATGAACCAAGATGGGCTGTGCGTAGCCtcctcaagctccattttcactggcagaaggctgaAGGAGGCCATCATGGCCAAAAACTGAGACTTGAtcagtgacattgagctggccacgcctaccctggccatgccatctgcccccccaaggtcaacacAGTCCTGATGcctccctcaatgaaattgagtttgacacccctagtataATCCATTGAGTATTACAAATGTGTGTTGTAGAAGAACTGTATTAGTTtgtaatagcaaaaaaaaaaaaaaaaaaccccagaaaaagACTGGTGGCTCCTTTCCCAGCCAATGGATTTTATTAAAAGAGATGCAACTCATGAAAGCTTAtgcctttccaaaaaaaaaatcttaggaaAGATGGTACCAGACCTCTTCTGAAAAGTGGGCATTCTAGAAAGACACATGTTGGTTCCAATCAAGTGGCTATTAATTCTATTGACATGTCCAGAAATGGTAAAATAAATGCATTAAGGTAAAGGAGCAGGGATTACTGGTTTCATGCTATAACTTCAACGGTATTTATTGGACAAACTGATATTCCAGCCTTCCAGTAAATTCCCTGTGCATCTATGCATGATTTTCTGCAATTAGATACCCTTTTAAACCTTCATCCTGATGAGCAACTGTTGATTGATATAACAGAGTTTCAAGACAATAAAGCAGGCAAATCCAAACACAACACAACCAGCAGTAGTTAATTGTGGAATTTGTTAACTACCCGTGATCTAATCATTTCACACCCTGAGTGGGAAGCGCCTACATACTTCTACTAAGCAATTGTTCAAAGACTAAGCAATCATTGTGCATATCTCTTTAACAATAAGAAACAGAGAAGAAGAAGCTCCTCCTACAGGGTGTTGGCTCTCAAAATAAGGAGGAGGCTTGGAACTCATATAACCTGACTTTTGTAGAGCAACTGAGTTTTTGCTTTCTGTTTTTACTTCTCTCAACCTCAGAACTTGCTCTTGTTGCTGGGAGCTACTGAGAATTTTAGGATGGCCGAGCAATTTGTAGCTAGTCATATTGCATCTGATACAGTGGTTGTGTTTGGAAAGAAGAGCTGCCCTTTCTGTCAAAGGGCACTAGATCTTCTGAAACAAATTAATATCAAGTCTGGGCATTTCAAATACATTGATCTCACAAGCCAAAAGAATATGGATGACATTCAAGACTACCTTATGCAGTTAACGGGTGCCCGAACGGtgagttttctttaaaaacagagTACAAGAGGAATGTTATATCTAAGAGTAAGATCATGTGTTTTGCCTTCTGAGTATATAAGGAAAAGATCTCTGTTTTCATGTGGCTGTTTTCCAATAATATAACCCACATAATATGCTCTTTTAACAATTGAACTGTTGATACAATATTGCTTTCCCAACAAGCTGAAATGTGGGTGAGGAAACAGCTGAGTAATTATTTGCAACAAAGTCACCAGCTATAGGATTTGTGTCTGGATCACATTATGTAGGTGGATAGAATGAGTTTTGGGCTACATTCCCACATATAAATGGAGTTTATTTGGAGCTAGTTTAGTGTTATGAATCAAGCCAGTTTCTGTAGTTTGTAAACTATGGTTTAGGTTTGGTAAGATGTGATAAATATCAATAAACTTTGATATGGCAAAGGGAAGCAATGCTTACAGCTGTTAGACCATAATATGAGTTGTTCATAATCTTTTAGCCTAACAAAGCTCAGAAAAATGGATGAAATGAGTTATGTGCTCTTTGCGTTCTAAATATAGCTTGTTTCTTCATCTGGCTCCTCAGAATGTGCTCAGAGCAGTACTCCCTTCTGTCTTTGCAAAACCCTTACCTGGTATCTTAAACTGGGAGAGGTAAAATTTGAATCCTGGATCTATCTTTGGAAACAGCACTATTTAGAGACCAGAATGCAATGTCTCTTTGAAGTTACGGGAATATAAATGACTATAGACAACATGATGCACTGGGTCATTCTTTCAGAGATAAACTAACGGGGGGAGCAATGGGAAAGGGAgtaacttctgacttcctgctggcttcctgaTCAAGATTACTTGTGGAAAGCTGGCAGAGAATGTCGGAAatcagtcctcttcctcctcagttAACCTGTGAAATTTCCTGCCCCTTTCCTGGGGACGGGGGAGAGAAAAGGACTGAGGACTATGCATCCCCACTCCCCATCCCTCCAGGGAAGAAAGCTTACCCATTGACTGATAGCATCCTCTAGTTCAGCTCTCTCTTGCCAACAGGTGTCCAAGTCACTGCCTTATCCTTCCCTCACTGCCCACCACTGTTAAGACATTTCAGATTTAGGTCTCCATTCCAAAGCAGTCAATGACTCTTGCCTGTTGGGCCCTACCACCAACCAATTCAACACCTTTGCCAAATTTCAGTCCCATGGTAGTAGTGGGTCTTGGATTTCGGATGCATTCTTTAAGTAAGCCCACATGTGGTATGTTGATTCAAAACTTGTTGCGCTGTGATGCACCTATATGTCTTGTTGAAGGTTACAAACACACAGTTTTAGTAGCATATAAACCAAtatgttgtttttaacttttgcaaGAAATACTTTTGCAAAACAACTTTCTCAGTGATTATTCTGGGAATTGTCTAGTAGATGTTACACTGGTAAAGTTTGAGGTACATTCATGTATCACTGAGTAAATGCAAGTATAATTGGTAAGGGAAAATTGTGTTGCTTTTTCCTAGTCATGGGGTGCATTATTTAAAATGGTTGAAAAATCTTCTACAAAGTAGGTTTTTGTTTCTTCATGGAAATACAATGTGTTCACTCCATAATCTTGGAAGTTCTACAACTTAATCATGACTAGTATGCAGAGATATAGGGAATTTGAAATATTCCCACACAGCAGACATACTTAAAAGGAAGATATCCCATATGTGTTCTGAACCAGCTGCATTGCATATCATAAGTTCTGTATTATATAAAGATGAAGTTTCATAAAAGTTTTTTTCATATTGCAGCAGAGAAAACAGAAAGCCAGAGTCCTATTTCCTGTTTACAGCTATGTAACTAAAATGTTTCTTGATATGCAAAGCAAGAGCCAAATAAATTTCTCTGCCTTCAGAACACAATGCATGAGAAATAACCCTGGGGCATTTCGGCCCCTCCCAAGAATAGCCCCAAGCAACTAATGTGAAACCAAATTGATGCCTTTTTTACTCACTCTCTTAATGGTTGAAGTATCCCTTCCCTTTGCTTGTTCCAAGAAAAGGAGGTACTGTAGAGTGAAAGAAGCTAGTTTCACTGAATACATTACTGCATGTGAAAGGCATAAATGCAGTGTGAGTGAAAATGAATCCATCAAGCACTGCTGAGTAATATGTTATGCTTGCTTTCTAGGTTCCTCGAATTTTTATTGGGGAAACGTGTATTGGTGGTTTTACAGATCTAGATGCTCTAAACAATAGTGGAGAACTTTCTGTCATGCTACAGAAGATTGGGGCTCTGTGAAGGTAAGCATCTAGGTGTGGTTCCAATTAATATAATGGGATAAGGAAATCAAGATTCCCTTTGAGAAAATTATCATCAGAGAGAGGCGTTTTACCTATAAGAATTTGCAAAGTCTCAATATACAGATAAGCAGCATGTTAGTGGCTGCTTTTGCAGATAACTTAGTGCACAGAACTACATCCAAGCAGTTGCATGAAGGCTGAGTTGCTCTAATTAGCACAAAGCTTActataaaacaggggtgtcaagcttgCGTCGTCGTGGCAGCATCActtgacgtatcatgacttttttttctcttcgccaaaccaggcatgggtgtggccagctcatgacgcatccagcccacaagtttgacagctctACTATAAAACATGATTGGTCCTTGACtaatatactattttttttaccACCCTGCTTTTGCCTTTTCTTGGAATGCTTCAATTGGCTTCAATGCAATACTCTCTAGTTGTTAGCCTGATCGTTCCATTACTTCCAGCCAGTAGGATTTATGGGGACAGAAAGATGGCAGTAGGCTAACTGTACTAACTTTGAATATTCTACAGAAGCATGTAGTTCATGGCATCCTGTAGAGTAGGGCTATGCAACTTTTTCAATTTGAATGCCAGTATTCCTTCTTACATTTTGTAAAAGCCATatatctagggagattctcagtaatccaaggacatggttgtcccgaggttgctttttcaagaggcaactggactttctggtttttctgtgaagatttttccttctcatccaagaatgaaaagcaaaacatcttcaaagaaaaaccagaaagtccagaaagttgcctcttgaaaaagcactttcgtAGAAGCCATGTTCAATGTCATAACATTACTGAACTGGCAAAGGTTGACCTTTTCAGTTTcttctgtctctcattctctctcttcattTGGAAGAGGTTTGGATGTTAAGCTTGCAACATGGGAGCTCTAAGTCTTGCAGAGATTGAGGCAACTATTTTGTCTCCTAAATCATTACAGCAGTTAGAAGCATTTACCTAATTCAGAGTGAGGTTCACTAATTTTAAGATGTGCAGTGAATGTCCCcaagcttttaaaatattaaatatgtttgaACTATTTGTAACTTTCTAGCATTAGCATGAGAAGATGTGTCCCTGAGATGAACACTGGTGGGCCTTTACTCCACCTTTGagttattccctcccccccccaagattaATAATTTCTAGTGAGAGTTACAAGAAGCAGACAAAAATCATGTACATCTAGAAGGAGAGTTAAAGCAGGAAGAACAATCATATTCCCAGATTGTTCCTTGAAACCGAACAAGAACTTCTGAATTAGGATTAAGATATTGTTTACATTTCAGTGCAGAATGTGAGAAGTGCCTAATTTTGCATTttctaataaatattaaaattgggTAATATCCATTTTCCATATTTCACAAGTactttataaattaaaaatatttgttgATACTCTTCATATTATTTAGTTGAAAATCTGTAATATAAAAAAAAGTTGCTGGCAAAATAAGGACACTAGGCAGCATTACAAACaaattatatctatatatctacacacacactcacatgcacgcacacatatacatacacacacacacacacacacacacacaccagaggtgacattcagcaggttctgaccaattatggagaaccggtagtggaaattttgagtacttccgagaaccggtaaatactacctctgactggccccaccccatctattctctgcctcccaagttccagctgattgggagcagagatggtattcaaccagttctgacagattctggagaaccgatagtggaaattttgagagaggggagagaattttgcagtagccttcccctgccatgcccacaaagccacagccATAGAATCggtaaaaaatttggaatcccaccaccgaCACACACCATGTGCATACAAAATTATCAAGTTCAGTTCACAAAACATAACAGATGTtatgtttgaaattaaggaaaaCTTTGATCTATGAATCATCCAATGTATCTCAGTTTAACATATTGTAAGTATACTGAAATATTAAGCACTTgccttttctccctttccctttccctctccattctttttcctttttatgttGTGACTTTTCCAGCTCCAAACTAGAAAACaattattaccttgttttcattAACCTATAAACTTCTTTGGCAATCTTTAACTCATGAGCAGACTAAACAAATACTTTAATAACAGCCGACTGTGAATCAGTTTTTCTTAAAACAAATGTGTCTTTTAAtattcagctgttttttttaacgCTCATTTTGCTTTGTCTGGAAattctttaacttttttttaaactttcagaGCAACAATAACTACAGGATGAAATCACCTTGAAGCAGCACTTACAGGATTTGGGAATTAGATTAATTGGCTGTCCCGTCATGTCTTCACACATTGTATATTTCTGAAGGAaggcaatacaaaaaaaaaagttttgcttactCTCTGGCTTCTAAGGCACAACTTTACCCTCTTTTGAGATCCTGTTTGTATGAACTGTTTCTCTGCTAATAAAGTACACATGACCCCAAAagaatatttgtttcttttattgtCGTTTGAGCAATTGGATTACCTCTGCTCTCTCTGGGACAGTTCATCTTTCTGTTTATCATTTCAATTTATGTGGCTGTCCACCCATGACTTtccgtgcttttttaaaaaattacttctgTCATTTACAGCTTTCTTTGAATccctgcaattttttcccctctctcccccctttttaTCCCATATTTAAAAGGCTTCTTGACCTTATTCCAAAGTTTGAGAGTTCCTCTTGTAAATCGGGTACCATATAATTCTTCAGTGTTACGGTCCAGATTATCTCCTTGATTCAGCCAATATACGTGACACATAAGGGACAATGATTTTGTCTTTTGATCCCTAGAACTATTTTATGATCACTTATGATCGTTAGGCACATTCTAAGAAGTCAGTAATGAGCAAAAAAAACACATGATGAGCATAGAAATAAGTATGTCCTAGATTGATGGCCCTCTGGTAAAATGTTTGCAGACTCAGTAATAAAAGCTAATGGTTGAGCATCTGGTAGCTGTTTTCCTATTCCTTCTTATAATGCCAAGGGACACCTGAGATGATATGGCaatcaataaaattaaaacaaaagtgcCTTTTTGAAATTCTTTGAGAAAATTTGGGGTCATTACTCAGAAAGAAGTAATTAAGAAATGCTTAAGAAGAAGTAATTAAGAAGAAATTCTCCAGCTATTTTCCAAGGGCAGAAAAATGACAGCAGCACAACTACAGGAAAAATACAATGGAAGGGGATTCCCTTATGATTTCATCCTGTAGGATGTAATGAAGTCCAGGAAGCCAGAAAAAGAGCAGATCCTGGAACAATTATTAAAAATTGCCTAGCATGCAGCTCTTGGCTAAGTAAGTGTGAAAACAAACCATTCCAGTCATGAGAATTTCTGATTTTTGTctcctttaaacatttttttaaagcaaattactTTTGGTGAGGTTGAGAAGGAGCAGATTTTTTTTGTCAGCCCTAGCAAATGACATATAAATCCTATGGCATAACTTTTGTTTACTAAGGCTGTGGTAAGAGGTAGATCTATATTTTAGttaattttggggggggaaaaggtgcattcAAATTTATTACCAGATTTATATCTTGCACCCATCCCAAATGTCTAAATAGGTCaaagattataaaattataatccaAGAACCATTTAATGCAATGATAAGCCAGTTACTacttaaaccaggggtagtcaacctttttatacctaccgcccacttttgtatctgttagtagtaaaattttctaaccgcccaccggttccacagtaatgatgatttataaaatagggaagtaactttactttataaaatttataaagcagagttacagcaaacccctaccgcccaccatgaaagctggaacgcccactagtgggcggtagggaccaggttgactaccacggACTTAAACTGACCTTTGAACTGTAGTGCTGGCGTAAGTTACTGTGTACACTATGGACAGCCAGAGTAacaaattttaaattgtttaaaaccaGACACATCATTGGAAGTTATAATCATAAAACTATATCTGATTTACTTTGGTCATGTATGTGTGCAAATTCATTGGATAAGCCAGTGATGCTAGGAATGGTTAGTGGACAAAGAAGGAGCAAGCAAGCACACTGGCTTGATAacatttaacaattaaaattattcaACAGTTAAAAGAAGCTGTGCTTGATAGGGTAGTCTGGAGAGCATTTGCCTATAAAGTCATCAAGAGTCAGATCCAACTAAAtcaatggtagtcaacctggtccctactgcccactagtagGCGTtctagctttcatggtgggcgataagagtttgctgtaactctgctttataaattttataaagtaaaattatttccctactttataaatcaccattactgtgggaTCGGTGGGTGGTTAGAACATTTTACTACTAGCAAGATagaaaagtgggtggtaggtataaaaaggttgactacccctgaactAAATGGTTACAAACAACCATTAAACTGACAAAACCTTTGAAATCATTTTTATACAATAATTACTCTGCTTCCCCTGCCCCCAAACACATCCTGCTTTTTTATATTTACAATCTAAAAGAAGAGAGCTAAGCTTCAGTATtagcttctgttttgtttttgttttttaaaaatcaggtttAGCTGCAAGATGGCAAAATTAGTCATTTTTCTCTGTTGTGGTAGAAATAGTTCTTCATGTGTCTTTAGCAGTAAAATCAATGAGTcttcattcattttaaaataggAAGGCATCTATAGCGTCTCCAGTTTGGTGCACTTCAGGCAGATTGCATTTCAGTTCTTACAATTCTTTAATATCCTGGGTGGGTTTTTTTCATCCATACATCtagaaatcttatttttaatacaattttgTACTTTTGTTAACCATAAAAACAGTTCATTAGGAAAGCAACCACCCTGAATGATGGAAGAATTTGAAAACAGTGCTGCCTCCTGCTGTGGAGACTAagcataatttaaataattaaataatttcagCATTGAAGATTTAATGTGATTTTCTGTAGCCAAATAACCATTAgtgctttttttaaagtacatttaaACGTGTATACCCAATACATTTGTTTAAAgggttgctttttaaaaggcattacaTTTCTCTGTTATATGAAAAAAAGTTGAAAAGATGAAAACAGTCCTTCTCAAACTTCATTTCATTTGTTACTTATATAACAAATTCTCATGTCCTTACATATTTAGAAATCAAATTCAATAATTACAATGATGTATAC from Thamnophis elegans isolate rThaEle1 chromosome 3, rThaEle1.pri, whole genome shotgun sequence includes:
- the GLRX gene encoding glutaredoxin-1, whose amino-acid sequence is MAEQFVASHIASDTVVVFGKKSCPFCQRALDLLKQINIKSGHFKYIDLTSQKNMDDIQDYLMQLTGARTVPRIFIGETCIGGFTDLDALNNSGELSVMLQKIGAL